A region from the Oceanidesulfovibrio marinus genome encodes:
- a CDS encoding tetratricopeptide repeat protein, which yields MRNHSPFLLAAAGIVLALAVGCAGTRDLGNGTAQLQRGEYDAAVETLTKALGHEKMRDSDRSDALMLRGQAYLEQEEYRKALDDLKASLELDPSKTQARFYRGVALLKLGNLDSAAEDFTAVIQSYQKRSRTDFMTGRETVQDETVQMAAQSYMHLGEIDLYKERYPEAMHNFDTAVRLVPFDPELYLIRGGALRLMEQEDFAEKDLAMFERLSDNATDAPESRLAPLKLKESIRLYDSGDYGDSVRLASEAIADNPQYAAAYRRRGLARLQQHKLEAAEKDFGKAIALDTEYLEGWLYRAYVRMEQREYKTALRDINHVLSQRPDWTEATLYRGMVLSQDDKHAAALEDFRTVLEARPEDVTALQGEAYSLFNLEQYDQAMAVLQKLLTLAPDSATANRLVGLIYMQHEQYEQALASLNKAEQLGDDSMQLYLAQGAVLRAMGNEEQAAMAFDKALDASQAEDVKAMLPILR from the coding sequence ATGCGAAATCATTCTCCCTTTCTCCTTGCAGCGGCCGGCATTGTTCTGGCGTTGGCGGTTGGCTGCGCCGGCACGCGCGACCTTGGCAATGGCACGGCCCAACTGCAACGGGGCGAGTATGATGCGGCGGTGGAAACGCTTACCAAGGCTCTGGGGCACGAGAAGATGCGGGATTCCGACCGCAGCGATGCGCTTATGCTCCGGGGGCAGGCGTACCTTGAGCAGGAGGAGTACCGGAAGGCGCTGGACGACCTCAAGGCCTCCCTGGAGCTGGACCCGTCCAAGACGCAGGCGCGGTTTTATCGCGGCGTGGCTCTTCTGAAGCTGGGAAATCTGGACAGCGCGGCAGAGGATTTCACCGCGGTCATCCAGTCCTACCAGAAACGCTCGCGGACCGACTTTATGACCGGCCGGGAGACGGTGCAGGATGAGACCGTGCAGATGGCCGCGCAAAGCTACATGCATCTTGGGGAGATAGATCTGTACAAGGAGCGCTACCCCGAGGCGATGCACAACTTCGACACGGCCGTGCGGCTGGTGCCGTTCGACCCGGAGCTCTACCTCATTCGCGGCGGGGCCCTGCGGCTGATGGAGCAGGAGGACTTTGCCGAAAAGGACCTGGCTATGTTCGAAAGGCTGTCGGACAACGCCACGGACGCGCCGGAGTCCAGGCTCGCGCCCCTCAAGCTCAAGGAGTCCATCCGGCTGTACGACTCCGGGGACTATGGAGACTCGGTGCGCTTGGCGAGCGAGGCCATCGCGGATAACCCGCAGTACGCCGCAGCCTACCGCCGGCGGGGGCTGGCCCGGCTGCAGCAGCACAAGCTGGAGGCCGCGGAAAAGGACTTCGGCAAGGCCATAGCCCTGGACACCGAGTATCTGGAAGGGTGGCTCTACCGCGCCTACGTGCGCATGGAGCAGCGCGAGTACAAGACGGCGCTGCGGGACATCAACCACGTGCTCTCCCAGCGGCCGGACTGGACCGAGGCGACGCTGTACCGGGGCATGGTCCTTTCCCAGGACGACAAGCACGCGGCGGCGCTGGAGGACTTCAGGACCGTGCTGGAAGCGCGGCCCGAGGATGTGACCGCGCTGCAGGGCGAGGCGTACAGCCTGTTCAATCTGGAGCAGTACGACCAGGCCATGGCCGTGCTGCAAAAGCTCCTGACCCTGGCGCCGGACTCTGCGACGGCCAATCGTCTGGTCGGGCTCATTTACATGCAACACGAGCAGTACGAGCAGGCCCTGGCCTCGCTGAACAAGGCGGAGCAGCTTGGAGACGACAGCATGCAGCTCTATCTGGCGCAAGGCGCCGTGCTTCGCGCCATGGGCAACGAGGAGCAGGCCGCCATGGCCTTTGACAAGGCCCTGGACGCCTCGCAGGCCGAGGATGTGAAGGCGATGCTGCCCATCCTGCGGTAA
- a CDS encoding lytic transglycosylase domain-containing protein, whose protein sequence is MWNKILLLILIAVSLLGCSTAKRPEITFAGLERGESMKALPPTINVDMDSEFFAPWIGFSEALVFFPEERAALAFLGNSLYVPEPAGREQIESQFLFLTRTIRPRLAKWLARSDQYAPMVQKVLAKAGLPRELVYLPFIESGYSPQALSHAGAMGIWQFMPATARRFGLQVGNGQDERRDPIKSTMAAAAYLRTLYEQFGDWSLAIAAYNCGENKIQRLVDMTDAKNFFELAAVNHTLPSRYRLARETMLYVPRFTAMVRVGENLSRLGFTPPEWKKSVDMARL, encoded by the coding sequence ATGTGGAACAAGATACTCCTCCTCATACTCATCGCCGTCTCCTTGCTCGGCTGCTCAACCGCCAAGCGGCCCGAGATTACGTTTGCGGGCCTGGAGCGCGGCGAATCGATGAAGGCCCTGCCACCGACGATCAATGTGGACATGGACTCGGAGTTCTTCGCCCCGTGGATCGGTTTTTCCGAAGCGTTGGTGTTCTTCCCTGAAGAGCGTGCGGCCCTGGCGTTTCTCGGCAACTCACTGTACGTGCCGGAGCCCGCGGGCCGGGAGCAGATCGAATCGCAGTTCCTGTTCCTGACGCGCACCATCCGGCCGCGGCTGGCCAAGTGGCTGGCCAGGTCGGACCAGTACGCGCCCATGGTGCAGAAGGTGCTCGCCAAGGCCGGACTGCCCCGCGAGCTCGTCTACCTGCCGTTCATAGAGAGCGGCTACAGTCCGCAGGCGTTGTCGCACGCAGGCGCCATGGGGATCTGGCAGTTCATGCCCGCCACGGCCAGGCGTTTTGGCCTGCAGGTGGGCAACGGCCAGGACGAGCGGCGGGACCCGATCAAATCCACCATGGCCGCAGCCGCCTACCTGCGCACGCTGTACGAGCAGTTCGGGGATTGGTCCCTGGCCATCGCCGCCTACAACTGCGGCGAGAACAAGATCCAGCGACTTGTGGATATGACCGACGCGAAGAACTTCTTCGAGCTGGCCGCGGTGAACCACACCCTGCCCAGCCGGTACCGCCTGGCGCGGGAGACCATGCTCTACGTCCCCCGGTTCACGGCCATGGTCCGCGTGGGAGAGAACCTCTCCCGCCTGGGCTTCACCCCGCCGGAATGGAAGAAGAGCGTGGACATGGCGCGGCTGTAG